From a region of the Streptomyces tirandamycinicus genome:
- the katG gene encoding catalase/peroxidase HPI — protein sequence MSENHDAIVADAKTEGGGGCPVAHGRAPHPTQGGGNRQWWPERLNLRILAKNPAVANPLGDGFDYAAAFQSLDLPAVKRDIAEVLTTSQDWWPADFGHYGPFMIRMAWHSAGTYRISDGRGGAGAGQQRFAPLNSWPDNGNLDKARRLLWPVKKKYGQNLSWADLMVLAGNVALESMGFETFGFAGGREDVWEPDEDVYWGPETTWLGDERYTGDRELENPLGAVQMGLIYVNPEGPNGNPDPLAAARDIRETFRRMAMNDEETVALIAGGHTFGKTHGAGPADAVGPDPEAAPIEQQGFGWKNSHGTGKGADAITSGLEGIWTNTPITWDNSFFEILFGYEWELFKSPAGAHQWRPKDGAGAGTVPDAHDASRTHAPTMLTTDLSLRFDPVYEQISRRFLENPDAFADAFARAWYKLTHRDMGPIQRYLGPEVPSEVLLWQDPLPEVTHELVDAGDVAALKAQILDSGLSVSELVSTAWASASSFRGSDKRGGANGARIRLQPQSGWEVNDPDRLAGVLRTLEGIQQSFNSAQSGGKRISLADLIVLAGGAAVEKAAGDAGVDVEVPFAPGRVDASQDQTDTESFAALEPTADGFRNYLGKGNRLPAEYLLIDRANLLTLSAPEMTVLVGGLRVLGANHRQSQLGVLTATPGRLTNDFFVNLLDLGTTWQATSADAGTFEGRDDATGEVKWTGTRADLVFGSNSELRALAEVYASDDAKEKFVKDFVAAWDKVMNLDRFDLA from the coding sequence ATGTCCGAGAACCACGATGCCATCGTCGCCGACGCCAAGACCGAGGGCGGGGGAGGCTGCCCGGTCGCGCATGGACGCGCGCCGCACCCGACGCAGGGCGGAGGCAACCGCCAGTGGTGGCCGGAGCGGCTCAACCTGAGGATCCTCGCCAAGAACCCCGCCGTGGCCAACCCGCTCGGTGACGGGTTCGACTACGCCGCGGCGTTCCAGAGCCTGGACCTGCCGGCCGTCAAGCGGGACATCGCCGAGGTGCTGACGACCTCCCAGGACTGGTGGCCTGCCGACTTCGGCCACTACGGCCCGTTCATGATCCGTATGGCATGGCACAGCGCGGGCACCTACCGCATCAGCGACGGCCGCGGCGGCGCCGGTGCCGGCCAGCAGCGCTTCGCCCCGCTCAACAGCTGGCCGGACAACGGCAACCTCGACAAGGCCCGCCGGCTGCTGTGGCCCGTGAAGAAGAAGTACGGCCAGAACCTGTCCTGGGCCGACCTCATGGTCCTCGCGGGCAATGTCGCCCTCGAGTCGATGGGCTTCGAGACCTTCGGCTTCGCCGGCGGCCGCGAGGACGTCTGGGAGCCCGACGAGGACGTCTACTGGGGGCCGGAGACCACCTGGCTCGGCGACGAGCGCTACACCGGCGACCGCGAGCTCGAGAACCCGCTGGGCGCGGTCCAGATGGGCCTCATCTACGTCAACCCCGAGGGCCCCAACGGCAACCCGGACCCGCTGGCCGCCGCCCGCGACATCCGCGAGACCTTCCGCCGCATGGCGATGAACGACGAGGAGACGGTCGCCCTCATCGCCGGCGGCCACACCTTCGGGAAGACCCACGGCGCGGGACCGGCGGACGCCGTCGGCCCGGACCCCGAGGCCGCCCCGATCGAGCAGCAGGGCTTCGGCTGGAAGAACAGCCACGGCACCGGCAAGGGCGCCGACGCCATCACCAGCGGCCTCGAGGGCATCTGGACCAACACCCCGATCACCTGGGACAACAGCTTCTTCGAGATCCTGTTCGGCTACGAGTGGGAGCTGTTCAAGAGCCCCGCCGGCGCGCACCAGTGGCGCCCGAAGGACGGCGCCGGCGCGGGTACCGTCCCCGACGCCCACGACGCGTCGAGGACCCATGCCCCGACGATGCTCACCACCGACCTCTCGCTGCGGTTCGACCCGGTGTACGAGCAGATCTCGCGGCGCTTCCTGGAGAACCCCGACGCCTTCGCGGACGCCTTCGCCCGGGCCTGGTACAAGCTGACGCACCGTGACATGGGCCCGATCCAGCGGTACCTCGGCCCGGAGGTGCCGTCCGAGGTGCTGCTGTGGCAGGACCCGCTGCCCGAGGTGACGCACGAACTCGTGGACGCCGGGGACGTCGCCGCCCTCAAGGCGCAGATCCTCGACTCGGGCCTGTCGGTGTCCGAGCTGGTGTCCACGGCGTGGGCCTCGGCCTCGTCCTTCCGCGGCAGCGACAAGCGCGGCGGCGCCAACGGTGCCCGCATCCGCCTGCAGCCGCAGAGCGGCTGGGAGGTCAACGACCCCGACCGGCTGGCGGGCGTGCTGCGCACCCTCGAGGGGATCCAGCAGTCCTTCAACTCCGCCCAGAGCGGCGGCAAGCGGATCTCGCTCGCCGACCTGATCGTCCTCGCCGGCGGCGCCGCCGTGGAGAAGGCCGCCGGGGACGCGGGCGTCGACGTCGAGGTCCCCTTCGCGCCGGGCCGCGTGGACGCGTCGCAGGACCAGACCGACACCGAGTCGTTCGCCGCGCTCGAGCCGACCGCCGACGGTTTCCGCAACTACCTCGGCAAGGGCAACCGGCTGCCGGCCGAGTACCTGCTGATCGACCGGGCGAACCTGCTGACGCTGAGCGCCCCCGAGATGACGGTCCTGGTCGGCGGACTGCGCGTGCTCGGCGCGAACCACCGGCAGTCGCAGCTGGGCGTGCTCACGGCGACCCCGGGCCGGCTGACCAACGACTTCTTCGTCAACCTGCTCGACCTCGGGACGACGTGGCAGGCGACGTCCGCGGACGCCGGCACCTTCGAGGGCCGCGACGACGCCACGGGCGAGGTCAAGTGGACCGGCACCCGGGCCGACCTGGTCTTCGGCTCGAACTCCGAGCTGCGGGCACTGGCGGAGGTGTACGCGAGCGACGACGCGAAGGAGAAGTTCGTGAAGGACTTCGTCGCGGCATGGGACAAGGTCATGAACCTGGACCGGTTCGACCTCGCCTGA
- the fmdA gene encoding formamidase — translation MPEVVFSVDQSKSMRDQDVPGHNRWHPDVPTVAMVKPGAEFRVECRDWTDCQVGNNDSANDVRDIDLTIPHMLSGPIGVEGAEPGDLLVVDILDLGPVPQQTGDMAGQSWGYTGIFAKANGGGFLTDYFPDAYKAIWDFHGQQAVSRHLPGIRFTGITHPGLFGTAPSAEMLARWNTREQALIDTDPNRVPPLAVPPDSTNALAGTATGDLAARIAAEGARTVPARENGGNHDIKNFTRGSRVYYPVHVKDAKLSGGDLHFSQGDGEITFCGAIEMGGFIDFHVDLIKGGMETYGISTNPVFVPGNVEPRYTEFLTFIGISVDHDTDTNFYLDATLAYRRACLNAVEYFKKFGYSGEQAYLLIGSAPIEGRISGIVDIPNACCSLYVPTAIFDFDVRPTAEGPMKADRGTCAMSSA, via the coding sequence ATGCCCGAAGTGGTATTCAGTGTGGACCAGAGCAAGTCGATGCGTGATCAGGACGTGCCCGGACACAACAGGTGGCACCCGGACGTCCCCACCGTCGCCATGGTGAAGCCGGGAGCGGAGTTCCGTGTGGAGTGCCGCGACTGGACCGACTGCCAGGTCGGCAACAACGACTCCGCCAACGACGTACGCGACATCGACCTGACCATCCCCCATATGCTCAGCGGCCCGATAGGCGTGGAGGGCGCCGAACCCGGCGACCTGCTCGTCGTCGACATACTCGACCTCGGTCCCGTGCCGCAGCAGACCGGCGACATGGCGGGCCAGAGCTGGGGCTACACCGGCATCTTCGCCAAGGCCAACGGAGGCGGCTTCCTGACGGACTACTTCCCGGACGCCTACAAGGCGATATGGGACTTCCACGGCCAGCAGGCCGTGTCCCGTCATCTGCCCGGGATCCGTTTCACCGGGATCACCCACCCCGGGCTGTTCGGAACCGCGCCGTCGGCCGAGATGCTCGCTCGCTGGAACACCCGTGAGCAGGCGCTGATCGACACCGACCCGAACCGGGTCCCGCCGCTCGCCGTACCGCCGGACAGCACCAACGCCCTGGCCGGCACGGCGACGGGTGACCTCGCCGCCCGCATCGCGGCGGAGGGTGCGCGTACGGTGCCGGCCCGCGAGAACGGAGGCAACCACGACATCAAGAACTTCACCCGCGGTTCACGGGTCTACTACCCCGTACACGTCAAGGACGCCAAGCTCTCCGGAGGCGACCTGCACTTCAGTCAGGGCGACGGGGAGATCACGTTCTGTGGAGCCATCGAGATGGGCGGCTTCATCGACTTCCACGTCGACCTGATCAAGGGCGGCATGGAGACGTACGGCATCTCCACCAACCCCGTGTTCGTACCGGGCAATGTCGAGCCCCGGTACACGGAGTTCCTCACCTTCATCGGGATCTCCGTCGACCACGACACCGACACGAACTTCTATCTGGACGCGACGCTGGCCTACCGACGGGCCTGCCTCAACGCCGTCGAGTACTTCAAGAAGTTCGGTTACAGCGGAGAGCAGGCCTACCTGCTCATCGGCTCCGCTCCCATCGAGGGACGCATCAGCGGCATCGTCGACATCCCCAACGCCTGCTGCTCGCTGTACGTCCCCACCGCCATATTCGACTTCGACGTCCGGCCCACCGCCGAAGGCCCGATGAAGGCCGACCGCGGCACGTGCGCGATGAGCAGCGCCTGA
- a CDS encoding tellurite resistance TerB family protein, protein MAMWDRLKEQAKNLQQSQGARGGGGQGHGPIGQTRHGGHGQGASSGGSKAQLIGLFKSQLASVKTELKSGAYRDASMAMCALVAAADGHVDPTERQRVEELIVSNEVLQNFPADQLRERFGRHVDRLMANAELGRSEALKEIAKAAKKPQEARAVVQTGMVVAGADGFVDPSEQQAVRDACAALGLSPAEFGV, encoded by the coding sequence GTGGCGATGTGGGACCGGCTCAAGGAGCAGGCCAAGAACCTCCAGCAGTCGCAGGGCGCTCGGGGAGGCGGCGGGCAGGGGCACGGCCCCATCGGGCAGACACGGCACGGCGGTCACGGACAGGGTGCGTCGTCCGGCGGCTCCAAGGCCCAGTTGATCGGGCTGTTCAAGTCCCAACTCGCGTCGGTGAAGACCGAGCTCAAGAGCGGCGCCTACCGGGACGCCAGCATGGCGATGTGCGCTCTGGTGGCCGCGGCCGACGGACATGTCGATCCGACGGAGCGTCAGCGCGTCGAGGAGCTGATCGTCTCGAACGAGGTCCTGCAGAACTTCCCGGCGGACCAGCTCCGCGAGCGTTTCGGCCGGCATGTGGACCGGCTGATGGCGAACGCCGAGCTGGGCAGGTCGGAGGCGCTGAAGGAGATCGCCAAGGCCGCCAAGAAGCCGCAGGAGGCCCGCGCGGTCGTCCAGACCGGAATGGTCGTCGCGGGCGCCGACGGGTTCGTCGATCCGTCGGAGCAGCAAGCGGTCCGCGACGCCTGCGCGGCACTCGGCCTCTCACCCGCGGAGTTCGGCGTCTGA
- a CDS encoding pyruvate carboxylase: MFRKVLVANRGEIAIRAFRAGYELGARTVAVFPYEDRNSLHRLKADEAYEIGEQGHPVRAYLSVEEVVGAARRAGADAVYPGYGFLSENPELARACEEAGITFVGPSADTLELTGNKARAVAAARAAGVPVLGSSEPSTDVDELVQAAEDIGFPVFVKAVAGGGGRGMRRVEDPAALRESIEAASREAASAFGDPTVFLEKAVVDPRHIEVQILADGSGNVIHLFERDCSLQRRHQKVIELAPAPNLDPALRDRICADAVRFAREIGYRNAGTVEFLLDRDGNHVFIEMNPRIQVEHTVTEEVTDVDLVQSQLRIAAGETLADLGLAQETVTLRGAALQCRITTEDPANGFRPDTGRISAYRSPGGSGIRLDGGTTHAGTEISAHFDSMLVKLTCRGRDFKAAIGRARRAVAEFRIRGVATNIPFLQAVLDDPDFQAGRVTTSFIEERPHLLTARHSADRGTKLLTYLADVTVNKPHGERPDLVDPVTKLPAPPTGEPPAGSRQRLVELGPEGFARWLRESPTIGVTDTTFRDAHQSLLATRVRTKDLLAVAPTVARTLPQLLSLECWGGATYDVALRFLAEDPWERLAALREAVPNICLQMLLRGRNTVGYTPYPTEVTDSFVQEAAATGIDVFRIFDALNDVGQMRPAIEAVRETGTAVAEVALCYTSDLSDPSERLYTLDYYLRLAEEIVAAGAHVLAVKDMAGLLRAPAAATLVSALRREFDLPVHLHTHDTAGGQLATYLAAIGAGADAVDGAVASMAGTTSQPSLSAIVAATDHSPRPTGLDLQAVGDLEPYWEGVRRIYAPFEAGLASPTGRVYHHEIPGGQLSNLRTQAVALGLGDRFEDIEAMYAAADRILGRLVKVTPSSKVVGDLALHLVGAGVSPREFEATPERFDIPDSVIGFLRGELGTPPGGWPEPFRSKALQGRADAKPVPELTAEDRAGLEKSRRATLNRLLFPGPTREFDTHRQAYGDTSVLDSKAFFYGLRPSKEYGVDLEPGVRLLIELQAVGEADERGMRTVMATLNGQLRPIQVRDRAAASDVPVTEKADRSDPGHVAAPFAGVVTLALSEGDEVEAGATVATIEAMKMEAAITAPKAGRIARLAINRIQQVEGGDLLMEIG; this comes from the coding sequence ATGTTCCGCAAGGTGCTGGTCGCCAACCGCGGCGAGATTGCGATTCGCGCGTTCCGCGCCGGCTACGAACTGGGGGCGCGTACCGTCGCCGTCTTCCCCTACGAGGACCGCAACTCGCTGCACCGGCTGAAGGCCGACGAAGCCTACGAGATCGGCGAGCAGGGGCACCCGGTGCGGGCCTACCTCTCCGTCGAGGAGGTCGTCGGTGCCGCCCGCCGGGCGGGCGCGGACGCCGTCTACCCGGGGTACGGGTTCCTGTCCGAGAACCCCGAACTGGCCCGCGCCTGCGAGGAGGCGGGCATCACCTTCGTCGGGCCGAGCGCGGACACCCTCGAACTGACCGGGAACAAGGCGCGCGCCGTGGCCGCCGCCCGCGCCGCCGGGGTGCCGGTGCTCGGCTCGTCCGAGCCCTCCACCGACGTGGACGAACTGGTCCAAGCCGCGGAGGACATCGGCTTCCCGGTGTTCGTCAAGGCGGTCGCCGGCGGCGGGGGGCGCGGCATGCGCCGCGTGGAGGACCCGGCCGCGCTGCGCGAGTCGATCGAGGCCGCGTCCCGCGAGGCGGCGTCGGCGTTCGGCGACCCCACGGTCTTCCTGGAGAAGGCCGTCGTCGATCCGCGCCACATCGAGGTGCAGATCCTCGCCGACGGCAGCGGGAACGTCATCCATCTCTTCGAACGGGACTGCTCGCTCCAGCGCCGGCACCAGAAGGTGATCGAGCTGGCACCCGCGCCGAACCTCGACCCGGCCCTGCGCGACCGGATCTGCGCGGACGCGGTGCGCTTCGCCCGCGAGATCGGCTACCGCAACGCCGGCACGGTGGAGTTCCTGCTCGACCGCGACGGCAACCACGTCTTCATCGAGATGAACCCGCGCATCCAGGTCGAGCACACCGTGACGGAAGAGGTCACGGACGTCGACCTGGTCCAGTCGCAGCTGCGCATCGCGGCCGGTGAGACGCTCGCGGACCTCGGGCTCGCGCAGGAGACCGTCACCCTGCGCGGTGCCGCCCTGCAGTGCCGTATCACCACCGAGGACCCGGCGAACGGGTTCCGCCCGGACACCGGCCGGATCAGCGCCTACCGCTCGCCGGGCGGCTCCGGCATCCGCCTCGACGGCGGTACGACCCACGCGGGCACCGAGATCAGCGCCCACTTCGACTCGATGCTGGTCAAGCTCACCTGCCGGGGCCGGGACTTCAAGGCCGCGATCGGCCGGGCCCGGCGCGCGGTGGCCGAGTTCCGCATCCGCGGCGTGGCCACGAACATCCCGTTCCTCCAGGCCGTGCTGGACGACCCGGACTTCCAGGCCGGGCGGGTCACCACGTCGTTCATCGAGGAGCGGCCGCATCTGCTCACCGCGCGCCACTCCGCCGACCGCGGCACGAAGCTGCTGACGTACCTGGCGGACGTGACGGTGAACAAGCCCCACGGCGAACGGCCGGACCTGGTCGACCCGGTCACCAAGCTGCCCGCGCCGCCCACCGGGGAGCCGCCCGCGGGCTCCCGGCAGCGGCTCGTGGAGCTCGGCCCGGAGGGCTTCGCCCGGTGGCTGCGCGAGTCGCCGACCATCGGCGTCACCGACACCACCTTCCGCGACGCCCACCAGTCGCTGCTCGCCACCCGCGTCCGCACCAAGGACCTGCTCGCCGTCGCCCCGACGGTCGCGCGGACGCTGCCGCAGCTGCTGTCACTGGAGTGCTGGGGCGGTGCCACCTACGACGTGGCCCTGCGCTTCCTCGCCGAGGACCCCTGGGAGCGGCTGGCCGCACTGCGTGAGGCCGTCCCCAACATCTGCCTGCAGATGCTGCTCCGCGGGCGGAACACCGTGGGCTACACGCCGTACCCGACGGAGGTGACCGACTCCTTCGTCCAGGAGGCGGCGGCCACCGGCATCGACGTCTTCCGGATCTTCGACGCCCTGAACGACGTGGGCCAGATGCGGCCCGCGATCGAGGCGGTACGGGAGACGGGGACGGCCGTGGCGGAGGTCGCCCTCTGCTACACGTCCGACCTGTCCGACCCCTCGGAGCGGCTCTACACGCTGGACTACTACCTCCGCCTCGCCGAGGAGATCGTCGCCGCGGGCGCACATGTCCTGGCCGTCAAGGACATGGCCGGTCTGCTGCGCGCACCGGCGGCGGCCACGCTCGTCTCGGCGCTGCGGCGCGAGTTCGACCTGCCGGTGCATCTGCACACCCACGACACCGCGGGCGGCCAGCTCGCCACCTACCTGGCCGCGATCGGCGCGGGAGCGGACGCGGTGGACGGCGCCGTCGCGTCGATGGCGGGCACGACGTCGCAGCCGTCGCTGTCGGCCATCGTGGCCGCCACCGACCACTCCCCGCGCCCCACCGGGCTTGATCTGCAGGCCGTCGGCGACCTGGAGCCCTACTGGGAGGGCGTGCGCCGGATCTACGCGCCGTTCGAGGCCGGACTGGCCTCGCCGACCGGGCGCGTCTACCACCACGAGATCCCGGGCGGGCAGCTGTCCAATCTGCGCACCCAGGCGGTCGCGCTCGGTCTGGGCGACCGCTTCGAGGACATCGAGGCGATGTACGCCGCCGCGGACCGGATCCTCGGCCGGCTGGTGAAGGTCACCCCGTCCTCGAAGGTGGTCGGCGACCTCGCCCTGCACCTGGTCGGTGCCGGGGTGTCACCGCGGGAGTTCGAGGCCACGCCCGAGCGGTTCGACATCCCGGACTCCGTCATCGGGTTCCTGCGTGGTGAGCTCGGCACCCCGCCGGGAGGCTGGCCGGAGCCGTTCCGCAGCAAGGCGCTGCAGGGCCGGGCCGACGCCAAGCCGGTGCCGGAGCTGACGGCCGAGGACCGGGCGGGACTCGAGAAGAGCCGCCGGGCCACGCTCAACCGGCTGCTGTTCCCCGGCCCGACGCGGGAGTTCGACACCCACCGGCAGGCCTACGGCGACACCAGTGTGCTGGACAGCAAGGCCTTCTTCTACGGGCTGCGGCCGTCGAAGGAGTACGGGGTCGACCTCGAGCCCGGCGTCCGGCTCCTCATCGAGCTGCAGGCCGTCGGCGAGGCCGACGAGCGCGGCATGCGGACCGTGATGGCCACGCTGAACGGCCAGCTGCGGCCCATCCAGGTGCGCGACAGGGCGGCCGCCTCGGACGTGCCGGTCACCGAGAAGGCCGACCGCTCCGACCCGGGTCATGTCGCGGCGCCGTTCGCCGGTGTGGTGACGCTGGCCCTCTCCGAGGGGGACGAGGTGGAGGCGGGTGCCACGGTGGCGACCATCGAGGCGATGAAGATGGAGGCCGCCATCACCGCCCCGAAGGCCGGCCGTATCGCCCGGCTGGCCATCAACCGGATCCAGCAGGTGGAGGGCGGCGACCTCCTCATGGAGATCGGCTGA
- a CDS encoding GNAT family N-acetyltransferase has product MGTAAEETRHPAGGGPAVRRGVPEGSGARVAALYWEAFGRKLGPALNPPETGRAFIAAHLHHDRGVVALSGGRVVGVAGYRLGGRALTGGGVKEVLSAYGPFRGLPRLALLALLERTPEAGELVMDGIAVDAAHRGKGIGSLLLREVAAVAAENGCHRVRLDVIDVNPRARALYERHGFTPHRTEQTPYLRRLMGFGAVTTMHRPVTAADATSGRKSP; this is encoded by the coding sequence ATGGGGACGGCGGCGGAGGAGACACGGCATCCCGCAGGCGGCGGCCCGGCGGTACGCAGAGGCGTTCCCGAGGGCAGCGGGGCGCGGGTGGCGGCGCTGTACTGGGAGGCGTTCGGCCGAAAGCTCGGCCCGGCGCTCAACCCGCCGGAGACCGGGCGGGCGTTCATCGCGGCCCATCTCCACCACGACCGGGGCGTCGTCGCACTCTCCGGCGGCCGGGTGGTCGGTGTGGCCGGCTACCGGCTCGGCGGCCGTGCGCTCACCGGCGGCGGTGTGAAGGAGGTCCTGTCCGCCTACGGCCCGTTCCGCGGCCTGCCGCGGCTGGCGCTCCTCGCCCTGCTCGAACGCACCCCCGAAGCGGGCGAACTGGTCATGGACGGCATCGCCGTCGACGCGGCACACCGCGGCAAGGGGATAGGCAGCCTCCTGCTGCGGGAGGTCGCGGCCGTCGCCGCCGAGAACGGCTGCCACCGCGTACGCCTGGACGTCATCGACGTCAACCCCCGCGCCAGGGCCCTGTACGAGCGGCACGGCTTCACCCCCCACCGCACCGAGCAGACCCCGTACCTGCGCAGGCTGATGGGCTTCGGCGCGGTCACGACCATGCACCGCCCGGTCACCGCCGCGGACGCGACGAGCGGGCGGAAGTCACCATGA
- a CDS encoding DUF4236 domain-containing protein, with the protein MPVTFRKSFRILPGVRLNINRKSVSITLAKGDGARRTYSSTGRRTTSVDLPGPFGYRKTTTRRGRR; encoded by the coding sequence GTGCCCGTCACCTTCCGCAAGAGTTTCCGGATACTTCCCGGAGTCCGGCTCAACATCAACCGCAAGTCCGTGTCCATCACGCTCGCCAAGGGCGATGGCGCCAGGCGCACTTACTCGTCGACGGGCCGGCGCACGACTTCCGTGGACCTTCCCGGCCCCTTCGGCTACCGCAAGACGACCACGCGCCGCGGCCGCCGCTGA
- a CDS encoding alpha/beta hydrolase family protein yields the protein MRRTWRPVVWTLVGALVVAAGLGGVAVWQNTYALREEKVSLRHGGKLLDGVLARPERGEGPFGLVVFVHGDGPTDATHETFYRPMWESFARAGYASLSFSKPGVAGSEGDWLDQSMTDRAEETLAAVRWARSRPDVDGRRIGLWGASQAGWVLPKVAARDRRLQFVIAVSPAVNWHRQGRYNLLAELDRDGATAERRDAALRRRETTLRLLERGASFAEYRSAIGDPGGMTSARWGFVARNHRSDATEDLRSVRGTPVLLVTAGHDVNVDVAETEAVYREVLPAASLTVAHYPGATHSLVDHDLERSTWRLTLTAVLRPRKLYTEGFLADQSRFVAQRPIGEEAP from the coding sequence ATGCGGCGCACATGGCGGCCGGTGGTCTGGACGCTGGTGGGGGCGCTGGTGGTGGCCGCCGGACTTGGCGGAGTGGCGGTGTGGCAGAACACCTACGCGCTGCGCGAGGAGAAGGTGTCCCTGCGGCACGGCGGAAAGCTGCTCGACGGGGTACTGGCCCGGCCCGAACGCGGTGAGGGGCCGTTCGGCCTGGTGGTCTTCGTCCACGGCGACGGCCCTACGGACGCGACGCACGAGACGTTCTACCGGCCGATGTGGGAGTCCTTCGCCCGCGCCGGGTACGCCTCGCTGTCGTTCAGCAAGCCCGGTGTCGCCGGATCCGAGGGGGACTGGCTGGACCAGAGCATGACGGACCGGGCCGAAGAGACGCTGGCCGCCGTGCGGTGGGCCCGGAGCCGGCCCGACGTCGACGGCCGCCGCATCGGGCTGTGGGGCGCCAGCCAGGCCGGCTGGGTCCTGCCCAAGGTCGCCGCACGGGACCGGCGCCTGCAGTTCGTCATCGCCGTCTCCCCGGCCGTCAACTGGCATCGGCAGGGCCGGTACAACCTCCTCGCCGAACTGGACCGGGACGGCGCGACCGCCGAGCGCCGGGACGCGGCACTGCGCCGCCGGGAGACCACGCTGCGCCTGCTGGAGAGGGGGGCGTCCTTCGCCGAGTACCGGTCCGCGATCGGCGACCCGGGCGGCATGACGAGCGCGCGGTGGGGATTCGTCGCCAGGAACCACCGCTCGGACGCCACCGAGGATCTCAGGTCCGTGCGCGGCACTCCCGTCCTGCTGGTGACGGCCGGCCACGACGTCAACGTGGACGTCGCCGAGACCGAGGCCGTCTACCGCGAGGTGCTGCCGGCGGCGTCCCTGACGGTCGCGCACTACCCCGGCGCCACCCACTCCCTGGTCGACCACGATCTGGAGCGCTCCACCTGGCGGCTGACGCTGACCGCCGTCCTCCGGCCGCGGAAGCTGTACACCGAGGGGTTCCTCGCGGACCAGTCCCGGTTCGTCGCGCAGCGCCCGATCGGCGAGGAGGCGCCGTGA
- a CDS encoding fasciclin domain-containing protein yields the protein MTTDRLRGAALAAAGALLVPLPLLAVAPTAQAGPVMEPFGPGCSALPTSGAGSPAAMADQPVATAASQQPSLSTLVSAVQKAGLVETLNNADGITVFAPTNDAFAKIPKAQLDAILNDQEQLKKILTYHVVGSEVTADQLPDGRFKTLEGAELTTSGSGDSFKVNDSAAILCGDVATSNAIVHIIDQVLLPPS from the coding sequence ATGACCACCGATCGTCTGAGGGGCGCCGCTCTCGCCGCAGCCGGTGCGCTCCTCGTACCGCTTCCGCTCCTCGCGGTCGCTCCCACGGCCCAGGCGGGCCCCGTGATGGAACCGTTCGGACCGGGCTGCTCGGCGCTGCCGACCAGTGGTGCGGGCAGCCCCGCGGCGATGGCCGACCAGCCGGTGGCCACGGCCGCCTCGCAGCAACCGAGTCTGTCCACGCTGGTCAGCGCCGTACAGAAGGCCGGACTCGTCGAGACGCTGAACAACGCCGACGGGATCACCGTCTTCGCACCGACCAACGATGCCTTCGCGAAGATCCCCAAGGCCCAGCTCGACGCGATCCTGAACGATCAGGAGCAGCTGAAGAAGATCCTGACGTACCACGTCGTCGGCTCGGAGGTCACCGCTGACCAGCTGCCCGACGGCCGGTTCAAGACCCTGGAGGGGGCCGAGCTGACCACCTCCGGCTCCGGTGACTCCTTCAAGGTGAACGACTCGGCGGCCATCCTCTGCGGCGACGTGGCCACGAGCAACGCCATCGTCCACATCATCGACCAGGTGCTCCTGCCGCCGTCCTGA
- a CDS encoding PaaX family transcriptional regulator C-terminal domain-containing protein — translation MTSASAHADSGDDRPEIPTRLVVQALVREDGAVHAGELYTVAGLLGMSDQQIRLCVKRLVAEGRFTQEGRGRKATLHAVADVSGSLAPDAAYVRHAYRQDAGLAPWDGTWHLFAFAIPESRRTARDTLREHLLHLGAAPVHSGLYVTANPVAELVEARAGQLGVLATLTRLSTTDLRIGGLTDPGALAAALWPLTEIAQRYEDLAAFAGARLARLTEGPEPPDAERLTMAIELAALFTEAMEPDPLLPPQLLPEPWPGRDARRLAADCWRHLRGPRRAGGAPALRLFALYADALGPADG, via the coding sequence ATGACGAGCGCCTCCGCCCACGCCGACAGCGGTGACGACCGGCCGGAGATCCCCACCCGGCTGGTCGTCCAGGCCCTGGTCCGCGAGGACGGCGCGGTGCACGCGGGCGAGCTGTACACCGTCGCCGGCCTGCTCGGCATGAGCGACCAGCAGATCAGGCTGTGCGTCAAACGCCTCGTAGCCGAGGGCCGGTTCACCCAGGAGGGCCGGGGCCGCAAGGCCACCCTGCACGCCGTGGCCGATGTCTCCGGATCCCTGGCGCCCGACGCCGCCTATGTGCGCCACGCCTACCGGCAGGACGCCGGACTCGCTCCCTGGGACGGCACCTGGCACCTCTTCGCCTTCGCCATCCCCGAATCCCGGCGGACCGCCCGCGACACCCTCCGCGAGCACCTCCTCCACCTGGGAGCCGCACCCGTCCACAGCGGCCTGTACGTCACCGCCAACCCCGTCGCCGAGCTCGTCGAGGCGCGGGCGGGGCAGCTCGGCGTCCTCGCCACCCTCACCCGTCTCAGCACCACGGACCTGCGGATCGGCGGACTCACCGACCCCGGCGCACTGGCCGCCGCGCTGTGGCCGCTCACCGAGATCGCCCAGCGGTACGAAGACCTCGCCGCCTTCGCCGGGGCGCGCCTGGCCCGTCTCACCGAGGGCCCCGAGCCGCCGGACGCCGAGCGCCTCACCATGGCCATCGAGCTCGCCGCCCTGTTCACCGAGGCGATGGAGCCCGACCCCCTGCTGCCGCCGCAGTTGCTGCCCGAGCCCTGGCCGGGGAGGGACGCCCGGCGGCTGGCCGCGGACTGCTGGAGGCACCTGCGCGGACCCCGGCGGGCGGGCGGCGCCCCCGCCCTTCGCCTGTTCGCGCTCTACGCCGACGCGTTGGGCCCCGCAGACGGCTGA